Below is a genomic region from Mycolicibacterium neworleansense.
ACACTCCACTCACATCACCGGCGTCGATGGCGCAGGCCCACTGTCCTGCCAACGTTCATGGCTCACCGAACTCGCAGTCGTAACGCACCGCGAGGTTGATTCGGCTTCTGTCAGGGGCGGCCGAGGGCGGCGAACTTCTCCACGAGGTCCGCGGTGGCCGTCACGCTTTCGGACGCCTTGGTCATGTGCGCGGCGACCTCTCGAGCGCGAACCGCATATTGCGGAGCGAGGATGGTGCGCAGGTCTGCGACCAGTGACTTTTCGGTGGTGGCCGAAAAGCGGCGGGCCGTACCCACATTCAGTCGTTTTACCCGTCTACCCCACAGTGTCTGATCGAGGTCCGTCGACAGGATCAACGTGGGAACTCCGGCACGCAGCCCTGCTGCCGTGGTGCCCAGTCCCCCGTGGTGCACGACTGCGCGGCAACCGGGAAAGGCGGTCGAGTAACTCATCGAGCCGACGACCTTGACGTGATCGGACTGCGGTACGTCGCTCAAGTCGGTTCCGGCAGCGCACACCAAGGCCCGTTCACGCAGCTGCGCGCAGGCGGAGCTGATCATGGCGAGAGTCTTGGCGCCCGATTCCATCGGCAAGCTGCCGAAACCGAAGAAGATCGGCGGTGTTCCCGCGGCGATCCAGGAGGCAACCTCCTCATCGGAATCGCCGGGCAGATCCATGGTCAAAGCCCCGACGAAGGGCCTTTGAGCAGACCATTGCGCCCATTCGGCGGCCAGGCCCGCGAAGCAGACTTCGTCGTAGCCCTGGATCTCCAGACATCCGCGTTCGGTGAGCCGCCATGGTGAGGGTGAGGTGGCCTTCGGCAGTGCCAGTTCACCGCGCTGTATGCCCTCGACCTTCTTCGCGTTGCGCCACGCGATCCATTCGGAAGCCTTCATCGCGCGACGGCCCAGCGGCGCCGGCAGATACGGTACGAACTGACCGTTGGCCCGCAACGGGAACAAGTGGAGGGTGGCCAACCGAATGTCGTAGTACTCAGCGACGTTGCCGGCGGCGTCTTCGAAGTTCACGCCGGTGAACAGCAGGTCAGCCCCCTCGGCGAGTGAGGTGAGGGTGGCGATGATGTCCTTCCAGCATTGGTGAAACGGCTCCACGACTTCGCGCCGCAACCTGATCAGTTCCCGGACTTTCCAGAAATTCCGAAAGAAATGGGTCCAGAAGTCGCGGTGCGCATCGAGCACCGCCTGCAGATCTGGCCCGTATGGAACGGCCGTCACCCCGGCCGCCTCGGCGAAGGAAACCAGGTCAGGGGGGACAGCCATCTGCACCTCGTGCCCGCGAACCCGCAGCTCACGGCCAACGGCCACCAAGGGCTCGATGTCACCACGGGTGCCGTAGCTCGCGAGCACGAATTTCATCGCAGATTCTGGCCTCTCACTTGCCTTGTGCGCGTGCGGAACGCCGGCGAGATCCTCGCCGGCGCCGTCACTACTTGCGCCACAACACAGCAGTCCCGTCGATGTCGACGATCTCGGCCGTAATCCCGTGCTCCGCCCGGTAGTCGGTGACGGCTTCCCGGCAGGGTTTCAGGTCGTGGTAATCGTCGATGATGCAGAAACCCTGTGGGGACAGCCGTGGGTAGAGCGCCTCGAGCGCCTGGATCGTGGACTCGTACAGATCGCCGTCGATCCGCAGGACCGCGATGCGATCGATCGGCGCATCGTGCAGCGTGTCCTTGAACCACCCGGCAAGAAAGCGGACCTGATCATCGAGCAGTCCGTAGCGCTGGAAGTTTGCCCTGACCTCCGTCTCGGGTACGCCCAGGATGCCTGCGAGGCTCTGAGTCCGCAGGCCTTTGTCCGCCTTGTAGTTCTCGGGGTCTGCGGGTGGCAGACCTTCGAACGAATCCGCCACCCAGACGCTTCGCGTCTGATCGCCATAGGCCGCCAGTACAGCCCTCATCAGGATGCAGGCCCCGCCTCGCCACACTCCGCATTCGATCAGGTCGCCCGGGATCTCCTCCGCCAGCACCGTCTCAACGCAATGCTGAAGGCTGGTGAGTCGCTTCATTCCGATCATCGTCTCGGCCTCCGCCGGCCAGTCGATACCCAAGTCTCGCTTGTGCTGAACGAGGGTGCTGCGATTCTCGTTCGGACTGGCAAGGGCAAGTCGATGCGCCCCGCCGCGAACCATCAGGCGATTGAGGGTCTTGAAGTAGAGCCGTCGCCGCAGTGTCCATTGCGCGGGCATTCGCTCGTGCATCCCGTACCTGGTGAGGTTGCCTCGGATCAGTTCGAGGTACAGAGATCGAACGTCGAGATCGGTCACGTGAAACGGGCCCCCAGCTTGTATTCCAGTCGGTTTCGCTGACTCTAGCCCCGAACGGGCATGGACTCGGCTCGGTTTGGTTGATTCAAATTCAATAGTTGACTCGGCGGGTGCTGCTCGATTGACGGGCCAAGGTCCGTCCGAGCTTTCCATCTGGCGCGAACAGCTGGATTGATTGCGGCAGAGCAGATTTCCAGCTGTCTGACGCCTCACATCGCCCGCAGGACGAACCCAGTCTGGTCGCCACGCTGCTGCCGGTTGAGCGATAACGCGCGTTTCTCCCACTCCCACAGCTGCTTGGGTCCAAACATTCGAAGAATCTTGGGATCGGTCACCGCAACGTCCCGTCGATAGGCTTCGCTGCCGAGGAACTGGCCCAAATTCGAATCATCAAACGTACGGACCACTCGCAGTCCAGCCCGCTCGGCTGCCATCGCCATTCCCTGCCGCGACGGTATGACCATGTGCCGGGGCGCATCGGCCTGCACCCAGTCCGCCCGGTAAGTTGCCCAGGCTTCTGACGAGGTCGTGGGCACACGAGCCAGACACATAGCTCCCGCAGCGAGCTTGTCGTAGGCAACCTTGAGCATTGCGACCGGATCGGGAACGTGCTCGAGGGAATGATTGAACATCACGAGGTCGAATCTGCCGTCGACCTCGCTCAAATCGCGCTTCATCAATGGCACACCTTCGGCAGACACCCCGTCTGCCACGATGAACGGATCCACACCGAGCAAATTATTGAATCCAATTCGACTCAAGCGGTCGAGCAGTCCACCGGTACCACAGCCGACATCCAGAATTCGTGCCTCACGCTTGACTTCAAGTTGAGCGAGCATCTTGACGACGTCTCCGCCGAGGAGCACGCGGAAGATCCCTTCGGACACCCGTGCCGTTATGAGGGCACTGAGCATCCGGTTGCCGCCGCCGCGCAGCTTGTACTCGTCGTGCTGGGTAACCAGCCATCGGAACGCAGTCGGCTCGGCCGACGCATTGTGAGAGTAGTAGTTTGGCGGATAATGGCGCATGAGTTCTTCGCCCTCGAGCGCATCATGGATCTGCAGGGTGTCGCACGCAGCGCAGCTGAAATACTCGAACAGTTCCCGAGTGCCGAACATCATCTCGCGAACTTCGATTGCCTGATGAGGACCGGTTGACCCGCATAGTCGGCAATCTCTGGTAACCGCGTTCACTCGGCCAACCTCAGAGATCTCCACGCCACCGGAGCAGGATAGCGTTTGCGGACGCTGCCCGTGCTGAAACCGCCATGCCGCTGGAGTCAGCATGCGGACGAAGTTTGCTCTGGCACGCCGACTTTGGCGCACGGTGAGCACTGTGAGCAACCAGGGTTTCAAAAGAGCGGACAGTTCCGGGCAACCGAGTTAGTGTTTCGGCGGTGTGGGGTTCGGTGCTTGCGCTAGGTGTTCTGGTTGGGCTGGATCCCATGCGACTCGGCATCACCCTTCTCGTGATCTCACGTCCGCGACCAGTGCAGAACCTGCTCATGTTCGGAGCCGGGTGCGTAACGGCATGCATTCCCACCTTGGTGATTCCGCTGACGCTGCTGCACCTCACGCCGATGTTCAAGTCCACGGCGGAATCGTGGGCCAAGAGCTCTACCGGCGGTTACATTCAAATCGGCATGGGTTCTGTCGCGCTGATGACGGCCACGGTGCTGACCGTGCACTTCTGGGCGCGCCGGCGGGTGGAAGTGCCGGCTCCGGAGGGTGGCGCGTCGACCCTGGTGTCGGACGCGAAGACGTCGACACCGGTCTCGCGGCTCCTGGCCCGCGCGCAGGATGCCCCGGCAGAGGGTGGGTCCTTCTTCCGGCGGTTGTTGCGGCGCGGCCATGATGCGTGGGAAGACGGTTCCTTGTGGGTCTCGTTCGTCATCGGCTTCTCGTTTGCCGGTACGCCGCCCGACGTGGCTCTGTTCCTGCTTGCGATCGTCGTGGTGTCGGGAGCTGCCGTGGGCACGCAGATCACCGCCACCATCGCGTTCGTGGTGGGGATGCTGGCCGTTGTCGAGATCGTCCTCATCAGTTATCTGGCCGCACCCTCGAAAACCGAAGCCATCGTGCAACGGCTGCACGATTGGGCCTGGGCGCATCATCGAAAGATCCTGGTGGCCATGTGCGTATTGGCCGGCGCAATGCTGATCTCCAAGGGCTTGAACAGCATCTGAGTCGTAGCTGCGAGCCATCTCCTCCGGTTGGCACCGGGTTAGGAGCGACTGGCTACCGCCACCGTCGGCCCCAATACCCGCCGAGTCCGAAACTCCACCGTGATGGACGGGTCGGCGTGACGGCCCAGCGCACGCAGCGCCGACGGGCTGTAGGCGCGGAGCGAGCTGATGAACCCGTCGTGTTGCAGCGGAGAGATCCTGACAAGCGGCAGCACCACCGCCAACAACGCGATGTGCAGGGGTGCGGGCGGTCGGGGAAGGTCGACTATCAGGAGCTTCTTCGCTGCGCGGGTACCTGCCGCGAACACTCGGGCCGCGAGCTCCGGAGGCAGATGGTGCAGCGACAACGCGAACACCGCGAGGTCGTAATAGCCCTCTGGAGCGTCGATTTCAGTGGCATCCATTTGCCGCACGGTGGCGCGTGGGTGACTGCCGAGGTCTCCCTCTGCCATATCTGCGACAAACGCCGGTTCGATGTCGGTGACCGTCATCTGGGCGGTGGGATGGCTGTCCAGCAGCTTGCGCGATAGACCGCCGAGGCCTGCACCGAGTTCGAGGATCCTCGGAGCGGGCACCTCAGCCACCTCGCGAAGCACCATCTGGGCGCATTTGTCGTGAATGCCGATCCGCCGCCGTCTCCCGGCGCGGTCGAGTGAATCCATGACTTTGCGTTTCAGATCGTCGACATCGTCCCGATCCAGGTACTCCAGCCGGTTGGTCTGCAAACGCCGGTCCAGCCAGGACGCATCAGGTCCGCCCCGGGGCATGTTCTCGATGTCGCGGATGCCGCTATCCACGGAGCCCAACTTGTCTGAGCTGCGCGAGCTTTTCCAGCAGGTCGGCGGCGGCCGCAGCGCTTTCGGCGGGCTTGGTCATCTGTGTGGCGACCTCGCGGGCACGGGTCGCATACCGCGGCTCGAGAATCGTGCGCAGGTCAGCCACCAACGACTTCTGGGTGGTAGCCGAAAGCCGCCGGGCGGTACCAACTTTCAGCTGTTTGATCCGCGCGCCCCACAGCGTCTGGTCCAGATCGGTTGAGAGGACCAAAGTGGGCACACCTGCGCGCAAACCCGCAGCGGTGGTACCCGCACCACCGTGGTGCACGACCGCCCGGCAGGCAGGAAAGGCGGCTGCGTAGTTCATGGTGTCCACGATTTTGACGTGGTCGAGGTGCGGGAGGTTGCTGAAGTCACTCGCGCCGGCGCACACCAACGCCCGCTCTCCAAGCTCGGCACATGCGGCACTGATCATCGCCAGCGTGTCAGCGCCTGAATCCACCGGCATGCTGCCGAAACCGAAGCAGATCGGCGGTGTGCCGGCAGCAATCCACGTGGCGATTTCGTCGTCGTTTTCCGTTGGCAGCTCCATCGTCAACGCACCGACAAAAGGCCTTTGGCCATCCCATTTCGCCCATTCGGCAGCAAGTCCCGGAAAGTAGATCTCGTCGTAGGCTTGGATTTCCAGCGAGCCGCGCTCGGCCACCCGCCACGCCGAAGGACCGGTGGCCTTGGGTAGACCCAGCTCGCGCCGCTGCGGATCCTCCAGGCGCTTCATCATGGGCCAACTCAGCCACTCCGACGCCCTCATCATCGTGCGGGCCAACCGCGCGGGTAGGGCCGGAACGAGCTGACCGTTGGGCCGCAACGGAAACACATGGAGCATGGCGAAAGGGATGTCGCATGCCTCCGCGACATTGCCCGCGGCCTCCTCGCCGATCACGCCGGTGAACAGCACATCCGCCCCGTCCGCCAACGACATCAGCGTCCTGCTGACTTCCTGCCAGTACTGGT
It encodes:
- a CDS encoding glycosyltransferase; this translates as MKFVLASYGTRGDIEPLVAVGRELRVRGHEVQMAVPPDLVSFAEAAGVTAVPYGPDLQAVLDAHRDFWTHFFRNFWKVRELIRLRREVVEPFHQCWKDIIATLTSLAEGADLLFTGVNFEDAAGNVAEYYDIRLATLHLFPLRANGQFVPYLPAPLGRRAMKASEWIAWRNAKKVEGIQRGELALPKATSPSPWRLTERGCLEIQGYDEVCFAGLAAEWAQWSAQRPFVGALTMDLPGDSDEEVASWIAAGTPPIFFGFGSLPMESGAKTLAMISSACAQLRERALVCAAGTDLSDVPQSDHVKVVGSMSYSTAFPGCRAVVHHGGLGTTAAGLRAGVPTLILSTDLDQTLWGRRVKRLNVGTARRFSATTEKSLVADLRTILAPQYAVRAREVAAHMTKASESVTATADLVEKFAALGRP
- a CDS encoding TylF/MycF/NovP-related O-methyltransferase, whose translation is MTDLDVRSLYLELIRGNLTRYGMHERMPAQWTLRRRLYFKTLNRLMVRGGAHRLALASPNENRSTLVQHKRDLGIDWPAEAETMIGMKRLTSLQHCVETVLAEEIPGDLIECGVWRGGACILMRAVLAAYGDQTRSVWVADSFEGLPPADPENYKADKGLRTQSLAGILGVPETEVRANFQRYGLLDDQVRFLAGWFKDTLHDAPIDRIAVLRIDGDLYESTIQALEALYPRLSPQGFCIIDDYHDLKPCREAVTDYRAEHGITAEIVDIDGTAVLWRK
- a CDS encoding class I SAM-dependent methyltransferase — encoded protein: MNAVTRDCRLCGSTGPHQAIEVREMMFGTRELFEYFSCAACDTLQIHDALEGEELMRHYPPNYYSHNASAEPTAFRWLVTQHDEYKLRGGGNRMLSALITARVSEGIFRVLLGGDVVKMLAQLEVKREARILDVGCGTGGLLDRLSRIGFNNLLGVDPFIVADGVSAEGVPLMKRDLSEVDGRFDLVMFNHSLEHVPDPVAMLKVAYDKLAAGAMCLARVPTTSSEAWATYRADWVQADAPRHMVIPSRQGMAMAAERAGLRVVRTFDDSNLGQFLGSEAYRRDVAVTDPKILRMFGPKQLWEWEKRALSLNRQQRGDQTGFVLRAM
- a CDS encoding GAP family protein, with translation MLALGVLVGLDPMRLGITLLVISRPRPVQNLLMFGAGCVTACIPTLVIPLTLLHLTPMFKSTAESWAKSSTGGYIQIGMGSVALMTATVLTVHFWARRRVEVPAPEGGASTLVSDAKTSTPVSRLLARAQDAPAEGGSFFRRLLRRGHDAWEDGSLWVSFVIGFSFAGTPPDVALFLLAIVVVSGAAVGTQITATIAFVVGMLAVVEIVLISYLAAPSKTEAIVQRLHDWAWAHHRKILVAMCVLAGAMLISKGLNSI
- a CDS encoding class I SAM-dependent methyltransferase yields the protein MPRGGPDASWLDRRLQTNRLEYLDRDDVDDLKRKVMDSLDRAGRRRRIGIHDKCAQMVLREVAEVPAPRILELGAGLGGLSRKLLDSHPTAQMTVTDIEPAFVADMAEGDLGSHPRATVRQMDATEIDAPEGYYDLAVFALSLHHLPPELAARVFAAGTRAAKKLLIVDLPRPPAPLHIALLAVVLPLVRISPLQHDGFISSLRAYSPSALRALGRHADPSITVEFRTRRVLGPTVAVASRS
- a CDS encoding glycosyltransferase, with the translated sequence MKFVLAFYGTRGDVEPGVAVGRELLRRGHEVRMAVSPDLVEFVEAAGPEAIACGPDVRVWQDLNRDFWARFLRKFWKNFWRVGDLVGLLREEWHLFDQYWQEVSRTLMSLADGADVLFTGVIGEEAAGNVAEACDIPFAMLHVFPLRPNGQLVPALPARLARTMMRASEWLSWPMMKRLEDPQRRELGLPKATGPSAWRVAERGSLEIQAYDEIYFPGLAAEWAKWDGQRPFVGALTMELPTENDDEIATWIAAGTPPICFGFGSMPVDSGADTLAMISAACAELGERALVCAGASDFSNLPHLDHVKIVDTMNYAAAFPACRAVVHHGGAGTTAAGLRAGVPTLVLSTDLDQTLWGARIKQLKVGTARRLSATTQKSLVADLRTILEPRYATRAREVATQMTKPAESAAAAADLLEKLAQLRQVGLRG